A stretch of Christensenellaceae bacterium DNA encodes these proteins:
- the dxr gene encoding 1-deoxy-D-xylulose 5-phosphate reductoisomerase, which produces MKKIAILGVTGSVGRQTLEVALAYPEEIKVVCISAHTHAEELAELANAAKPEYVVLTGKGDVDKLKSSLTYDAKVVSGKDALKLACTLGEPDLVALSVLGIAGLPAFEECLKNRITVALANKESLVCGGEVTKKMIDETGTLVLPVDSEHSAIFQCLGQKYHVDGIRRIWVTASGGPFLEWEKERIYSAPKESALKHPRWDMGQKITIDSASLANKGLEAIEAHYMYRIDPQDIKVLVHPQSMVHSMVEFADYSLLAQMGPVDMKMPIQKALLYPRMMESRCFAPLDFYEISRLDFIEPDMRRFPCLKLAYDAMETQTTAVFNTANEAAVDLYLKDRICFGRIPEIIEDSMHKFCGKNPQSIEEILSMDTAIREYVMDIL; this is translated from the coding sequence TTGAAAAAAATTGCAATATTGGGAGTAACGGGATCGGTAGGAAGACAGACGCTGGAAGTGGCGCTCGCGTATCCCGAAGAAATAAAAGTCGTATGTATCTCCGCGCACACGCATGCAGAAGAGCTGGCTGAACTGGCGAATGCGGCAAAACCCGAATATGTGGTGCTTACGGGTAAAGGCGATGTGGACAAGTTAAAGTCGTCGCTTACATATGACGCAAAGGTCGTCAGCGGAAAAGATGCGCTTAAGCTTGCCTGTACGCTGGGAGAGCCGGATCTGGTGGCTCTTTCCGTGCTTGGGATCGCAGGGCTTCCGGCGTTCGAAGAATGTCTGAAAAACCGTATTACGGTGGCGCTGGCAAATAAGGAATCTCTTGTTTGCGGCGGAGAAGTAACCAAAAAGATGATCGATGAAACGGGAACGCTTGTTTTGCCCGTGGACAGCGAACATTCGGCTATTTTTCAGTGCCTGGGGCAAAAATACCATGTGGATGGAATCCGCAGGATATGGGTTACGGCGTCCGGCGGCCCGTTCCTCGAGTGGGAAAAAGAACGGATATACAGCGCGCCTAAGGAAAGCGCGCTCAAACATCCGCGATGGGATATGGGACAGAAGATCACGATCGATTCTGCGTCCCTTGCCAACAAGGGATTAGAAGCGATTGAAGCGCACTATATGTATCGTATCGATCCGCAGGATATTAAGGTTCTGGTGCACCCGCAGAGCATGGTACATTCGATGGTGGAGTTTGCCGATTACTCACTGCTGGCGCAGATGGGCCCTGTGGATATGAAAATGCCTATTCAAAAAGCGCTTTTGTATCCGCGAATGATGGAGAGCCGCTGCTTTGCACCGCTCGATTTTTACGAGATTAGCAGGCTGGATTTTATCGAGCCGGACATGCGGCGTTTCCCCTGTCTTAAGCTGGCGTATGACGCAATGGAGACACAAACAACGGCGGTATTCAATACTGCAAACGAAGCGGCGGTTGATCTGTACCTTAAAGACCGGATATGCTTTGGCAGGATACCGGAAATCATAGAGGACAGTATGCATAAATTTTGCGGGAAAAACCCGCAGAGCATCGAGGAAATATTGTCCATGGACACCGCGATCAGGGAGTATGTGATGGACATACTGTAG
- the pyrH gene encoding uridylate kinase, with product MEPKYKRVIMKISGEALCSEKNHPLDFEIVGNVADQIIAIAQQGVEVGIIVGGGNIWRGARVGAHMDRTTADYMGMLATVINALALQDALEEKGLQTRVQTAIEMRQIAEPYIRRKAMKHLEKGRVVIFACGTGNPYFSTDTAAALRAAEMEVDLIMLAKNVDAVYDSDPKTNPDAQKFEYISYMDVINKGLSVMDNTAITLCMDNHIPIIVFGVNEKDSIQRVVNGEEIGTTIK from the coding sequence ATGGAACCAAAATATAAAAGAGTAATCATGAAAATAAGCGGAGAGGCATTGTGCTCGGAGAAGAACCATCCGCTTGATTTTGAGATCGTCGGAAACGTTGCGGACCAGATCATCGCCATAGCGCAGCAGGGAGTAGAAGTCGGCATTATTGTAGGCGGCGGCAATATCTGGCGCGGCGCGCGGGTAGGCGCGCATATGGACCGGACGACCGCCGACTATATGGGCATGCTCGCTACGGTGATAAACGCGCTTGCCCTGCAGGACGCCCTGGAGGAAAAAGGACTGCAGACGCGCGTGCAGACGGCCATCGAAATGCGCCAGATTGCCGAGCCGTATATCCGCAGAAAGGCAATGAAGCACCTGGAAAAGGGCAGGGTAGTGATTTTTGCCTGCGGTACAGGCAATCCGTATTTTTCGACGGATACGGCGGCGGCGCTGCGTGCGGCTGAAATGGAAGTTGACCTTATTATGCTGGCAAAGAATGTGGATGCGGTATATGACAGCGATCCAAAGACGAATCCGGACGCGCAAAAATTTGAATACATTTCTTATATGGACGTCATCAATAAGGGGCTGTCTGTCATGGACAATACGGCGATTACGCTGTGCATGGACAACCATATTCCGATCATCGTATTTGGCGTCAATGAAAAGGACAGTATCCAGCGTGTGGTAAACGGAGAAGAAATCGGTACGACGATCAAATAA
- the nifS_1 gene encoding cysteine desulfurase NifS gives MDRIYLDYAATTYVKDEVLEAMTPCFKARFGNPSSLYSRGREAGDEVMRARSSIARNLHAASKNEIYFTSCGTESDNWALVGAMEANVHKGKHMITTAAEHHAVLNTCGYLEKCGYEVSVLPVDEYGAVSAAQVKEALRADTVLVSVIYANNEVGTINPIQEIGEVTKKAGVLFHTDAVQAAGSLPIDVQAAGVDLLSLSAHKFYGPKGVGVLYVRDGVAIDPLLYGGAQERKKRAGTENVPEIVGMAKALELAAGNMQTETERLCALRDYMMDRIKRELPRAILHGHPSRRLANNVNLSLGGIQSEAALVSLDLAGVECSSGSACTSGSLEPSHVLRAMGKPLDETKCALRFTMGETTTKEQIDYVIGQLKELHQRADEMDATAKMAT, from the coding sequence ATGGACAGAATATATTTAGATTATGCTGCTACCACATATGTGAAAGACGAAGTGCTGGAGGCGATGACGCCCTGTTTCAAAGCGCGTTTTGGTAATCCGTCCAGTCTTTACAGCAGAGGTAGGGAAGCGGGCGACGAAGTAATGCGGGCGCGCTCGAGTATTGCAAGGAACCTGCACGCGGCGTCCAAAAACGAAATATATTTTACGTCATGCGGAACAGAGAGCGATAATTGGGCGCTTGTAGGCGCGATGGAAGCGAACGTCCACAAGGGAAAGCACATGATTACCACTGCGGCTGAACATCATGCGGTACTGAATACGTGCGGTTACCTGGAAAAGTGTGGTTATGAAGTTAGCGTTCTGCCGGTGGACGAATATGGGGCGGTCAGCGCGGCGCAGGTGAAAGAAGCCTTGCGCGCAGACACCGTACTTGTTTCCGTGATTTATGCGAATAATGAGGTAGGCACAATTAATCCGATTCAGGAAATTGGCGAGGTCACCAAGAAAGCGGGCGTCCTTTTTCATACGGATGCCGTGCAGGCTGCGGGCAGTCTGCCAATTGACGTGCAGGCTGCAGGCGTTGATTTACTCTCGCTGTCGGCTCATAAATTCTATGGGCCAAAGGGCGTGGGCGTTTTATATGTGCGCGACGGCGTTGCGATCGATCCGCTGTTGTACGGCGGAGCGCAGGAACGCAAAAAGCGGGCGGGAACCGAAAATGTGCCGGAGATTGTCGGTATGGCAAAGGCGCTCGAGCTGGCCGCGGGCAATATGCAGACGGAAACAGAACGGCTTTGCGCGTTGCGCGATTATATGATGGACCGAATAAAAAGGGAATTGCCGCGCGCGATCCTGCATGGCCATCCAAGCAGGCGGCTGGCGAACAACGTCAATCTTTCCCTGGGCGGGATACAGTCCGAGGCGGCGCTTGTGAGCCTTGACCTCGCGGGGGTGGAGTGCTCGAGCGGATCCGCGTGCACGAGCGGGTCGCTTGAACCGTCGCATGTGCTGCGCGCGATGGGGAAGCCGTTGGATGAAACGAAATGCGCGCTTCGCTTTACAATGGGAGAAACGACGACAAAGGAACAGATAGACTATGTGATAGGGCAGTTAAAGGAGCTTCACCAACGTGCGGACGAGATGGACGCAACGGCAAAAATGGCCACATAA
- the nrdR gene encoding transcriptional repressor NrdR, whose protein sequence is MKCIYCDFAESKVVDSRPVDDGTSIRRRRECLRCGKRFTTYEKVESLPVFVVKKDGKREAFDIEKIKKGVVKACEKREVSYDEIEMLINEIERIVYNSPKQEITSHEVGEIVMDGLRKLDEVAYVRFASVYRQFKDINTFKEELNKLLTEK, encoded by the coding sequence TTGAAGTGTATTTATTGTGATTTTGCCGAGAGTAAGGTTGTGGATTCGCGTCCGGTAGACGATGGAACATCCATTCGCCGACGCCGTGAATGCCTGCGCTGCGGCAAGCGGTTTACCACATATGAAAAGGTGGAAAGCCTGCCAGTATTTGTCGTGAAAAAAGATGGAAAGCGCGAAGCGTTTGATATTGAAAAAATCAAAAAGGGCGTGGTGAAAGCCTGCGAAAAACGCGAGGTCTCATATGACGAGATCGAAATGCTGATCAATGAGATTGAACGTATTGTCTACAATTCACCAAAGCAGGAGATTACCTCGCACGAGGTTGGAGAGATTGTTATGGACGGTCTTCGAAAGCTGGATGAAGTAGCGTATGTGCGCTTTGCATCGGTATACAGGCAGTTTAAGGATATTAATACTTTCAAGGAAGAGCTCAATAAACTTTTGACGGAGAAATAG
- a CDS encoding putative pre-16S rRNA nuclease: protein MGRIIGLDVGDKRIGVALSDLLMITAQGLETYTRTQDVEKDIDYLTGLIEKNDVDRIVCGLPKNMNGTLGEQAEKVQDFAEKLKTASGKELIYWDERLTTKSAHRTLIEADMSRKKRKQVVDKIAAVYILQGYMDSISI, encoded by the coding sequence TTGGGAAGAATTATTGGATTGGACGTCGGCGACAAGCGGATCGGCGTCGCTCTGTCGGACCTGCTGATGATCACGGCGCAGGGGCTGGAAACGTATACGCGGACGCAAGACGTCGAAAAGGACATCGATTATCTGACGGGCCTGATAGAAAAAAACGATGTCGACCGGATCGTATGCGGGCTGCCTAAAAATATGAACGGGACGCTGGGCGAGCAGGCGGAAAAAGTACAGGATTTTGCAGAGAAGCTGAAAACAGCGAGCGGGAAAGAACTGATTTACTGGGACGAGCGACTGACGACCAAGAGCGCGCACAGAACGCTTATCGAGGCTGATATGAGCCGCAAAAAACGCAAACAGGTAGTGGATAAAATTGCTGCGGTGTATATCCTGCAAGGATATATGGACAGCATATCAATATGA
- the frr gene encoding ribosome-recycling factor — protein MQLEHNALNVADEKMEKTLNVLKKELVSIRAGRANAQLLDGIMVDYYGTPTPISQVGNISAPEPRLLVISLWDASILHEVEKAIQASDLGINPANDGKVIRLAFPEVTGEKRQELVKLAKKKAEDSKIAIRAIRRDANEIFKKEKKSSTLTEDDYNILEKEIQDLTDKKIKKVEEILQAKEKEILEI, from the coding sequence ATGCAACTGGAACATAACGCACTAAACGTAGCGGACGAAAAAATGGAGAAAACGCTGAACGTTCTTAAAAAAGAACTGGTTAGCATCCGTGCGGGGAGGGCAAACGCACAGCTCCTTGACGGTATTATGGTAGATTATTACGGGACGCCTACGCCGATCAGCCAGGTCGGTAATATTTCCGCACCTGAACCGAGGCTGCTCGTCATTTCTCTGTGGGATGCAAGCATATTGCATGAAGTGGAAAAAGCGATCCAGGCTTCGGATCTGGGGATCAATCCTGCAAACGACGGCAAGGTGATTCGTTTGGCGTTCCCTGAAGTCACGGGAGAAAAGCGTCAGGAGCTGGTGAAGCTTGCCAAGAAAAAAGCGGAAGATTCCAAGATAGCGATCCGCGCGATCCGCAGGGACGCGAATGAAATATTCAAGAAAGAAAAGAAATCAAGTACGCTGACAGAGGACGATTACAACATACTGGAAAAAGAAATCCAGGATCTGACGGATAAAAAGATCAAAAAGGTAGAGGAAATATTGCAGGCAAAGGAAAAGGAAATTCTTGAGATATGA
- the yrzL gene encoding UPF0297 protein YrzL, whose protein sequence is MSDLDKTMQFNFDKELENPVRGIIRIVSEAMREKGYDPVNQLIGYIVSGDPTYITGYKNARSLIASVDRDELLEELVSFYIKQI, encoded by the coding sequence ATGTCTGATTTAGATAAAACCATGCAGTTTAATTTTGATAAAGAGCTTGAAAATCCGGTTCGCGGGATTATTCGTATTGTCAGCGAAGCGATGCGCGAGAAAGGGTATGATCCGGTTAACCAGTTGATCGGCTATATCGTATCCGGAGATCCGACGTATATCACGGGATATAAAAACGCGCGTTCGCTGATCGCGAGCGTAGATCGGGATGAGCTTCTGGAAGAACTGGTCAGCTTTTATATCAAGCAAATATAA
- a CDS encoding laccase domain protein — MTDFLKRVQHGFEKKEKNGVKYFVIPSFLGAGVEKHCFTTRIGGVSEGAYASLNLSRTRENNPENKEENYRRVCRALDVPYESLTLVNYAHGDGVYMAGKDEAGKGITRATDLPPCDALVIRESGITAVTLHADCVPLFFLDPVKKAACVSHAGWRGVYYGITLNILRMFVEKCGSRPENILAGIGPHIMKCCFEVQDDVARPFREKFGDQVIKRGDGKMYVDLQHALLMQMEIGGMSAENITCADLCTYCREDLFFSHRRDRGKTGAMGSFIAFG, encoded by the coding sequence ATGACAGACTTTTTGAAGCGCGTGCAGCACGGATTTGAGAAAAAGGAAAAAAATGGAGTAAAATACTTTGTGATTCCGTCTTTCCTTGGGGCAGGCGTGGAAAAGCACTGTTTTACAACGCGGATCGGCGGCGTGAGCGAGGGCGCATACGCGTCGCTTAATTTAAGCAGGACGCGCGAAAACAATCCTGAGAACAAAGAAGAAAATTACAGGCGCGTGTGCCGCGCTTTGGATGTGCCGTATGAGAGCCTGACGCTTGTCAATTATGCGCACGGAGACGGCGTGTATATGGCAGGAAAGGACGAAGCGGGTAAAGGGATTACGCGGGCTACGGATTTACCGCCGTGCGACGCGCTCGTGATACGGGAGAGCGGGATTACGGCGGTTACGTTGCATGCGGATTGCGTGCCGCTTTTCTTTTTGGATCCGGTCAAAAAGGCGGCGTGCGTGAGTCATGCGGGATGGCGCGGGGTGTATTATGGTATCACACTGAATATCCTCAGGATGTTCGTGGAGAAATGCGGCAGCAGGCCGGAAAATATACTGGCCGGAATCGGCCCGCATATTATGAAATGCTGTTTTGAGGTACAGGATGACGTTGCCCGCCCGTTCCGTGAGAAATTCGGCGATCAGGTAATAAAACGCGGGGATGGGAAGATGTATGTGGATTTACAGCATGCATTGCTAATGCAGATGGAAATAGGCGGTATGTCTGCGGAGAACATTACCTGCGCCGACCTGTGTACCTATTGCCGTGAAGACCTTTTCTTTTCGCACCGGCGGGATCGCGGAAAGACGGGAGCGATGGGGTCTTTTATTGCGTTCGGCTGA
- a CDS encoding phosphatidate cytidylyltransferase, with protein sequence MLKRILVAIPIVIIVALALFVQGWVLAIFAVALALLAQFEIVRAMDGNGKPVVRTVSFLFAGILAVLFLLAFGSRQAYGQFTQSYFTPGAVLTLFVILTMATFVTAMFSKRHTAQSVSNTVLTLVYPQLIMVLFYALILTVGYPSYVHDWFSVANSYDGPYVGQLIMLLMVFLPAMFSDTFAYFFGMAFGKRKLCPQISPKKTVAGCVAGIIGGVVAALLIWLVFDNMVYLSGRYIEMGPLVNYAVAGGILAAISQLGDLSASFLKRSLGIKDFGKLLPGHGGVLDRIDSVLFCIPVVYLLMTMTII encoded by the coding sequence ATGTTAAAGAGGATATTGGTCGCGATACCGATTGTTATCATTGTTGCCCTCGCGCTATTTGTACAGGGCTGGGTACTCGCGATATTCGCGGTCGCGCTTGCCTTACTGGCGCAGTTTGAGATCGTGCGCGCGATGGATGGCAACGGCAAGCCGGTTGTCAGGACAGTTAGTTTTTTGTTCGCGGGGATATTGGCGGTATTGTTTCTGCTTGCTTTTGGAAGCCGGCAGGCGTACGGTCAATTTACACAGTCTTATTTTACGCCCGGGGCAGTGCTGACGCTTTTTGTCATATTGACGATGGCAACCTTTGTTACGGCTATGTTTTCGAAGCGCCACACGGCGCAAAGCGTGAGTAACACTGTGTTGACCCTTGTCTATCCGCAGCTGATCATGGTGTTGTTCTATGCTTTGATATTGACAGTGGGCTATCCAAGCTATGTGCATGACTGGTTCAGTGTTGCAAATAGCTACGACGGGCCGTACGTCGGCCAGTTGATTATGCTGCTGATGGTATTTCTTCCCGCGATGTTTTCCGATACGTTTGCCTATTTCTTTGGCATGGCGTTTGGCAAGCGCAAGTTATGCCCGCAGATCAGTCCCAAAAAGACGGTGGCGGGATGCGTGGCGGGCATTATCGGCGGCGTAGTAGCAGCGCTGCTGATCTGGCTTGTGTTTGACAATATGGTTTATTTAAGCGGGCGTTATATTGAAATGGGGCCGCTTGTAAATTATGCGGTTGCCGGCGGAATATTGGCGGCGATCTCGCAATTGGGAGATTTGTCGGCGTCATTTTTAAAGCGGTCGCTCGGGATCAAGGATTTCGGGAAATTGTTGCCGGGGCATGGCGGCGTACTGGACAGGATAGACAGCGTGTTGTTCTGTATTCCGGTGGTCTATCTTTTGATGACGATGACAATCATCTGA
- the tsf gene encoding elongation factor Ts codes for MVSASDVKTLRERSGAGMMDCKNALSEANGDIEKASEILREKGLAAAVKKAGRIAAEGVVGSYIHMGGKIGVLVEVNCETDFVAKTDDFQALVKDIAMHIAASNPLYVSEEEVDPAVLEKEKEILTAQAINEGKPANVVEKMVEGRIKKYKKEICLLDQPFVKDPDKTIQDLLNEQVGKIGEKISIRRFTRYEMGEGLEKRQDDFQKEVMEQAGL; via the coding sequence ATGGTTTCAGCAAGTGATGTAAAGACACTGCGCGAGAGATCTGGCGCAGGGATGATGGATTGCAAAAATGCGCTTAGCGAAGCGAACGGCGACATTGAAAAGGCAAGCGAGATTTTAAGGGAAAAAGGCCTTGCTGCTGCTGTTAAAAAAGCTGGCAGAATCGCCGCCGAGGGTGTCGTCGGTTCCTACATCCATATGGGCGGTAAGATCGGCGTGCTCGTGGAAGTGAACTGCGAGACGGACTTTGTTGCCAAAACGGATGATTTTCAGGCGCTGGTAAAGGATATTGCGATGCATATCGCAGCGTCCAACCCGCTTTATGTTTCCGAAGAGGAAGTGGATCCGGCGGTTCTGGAAAAAGAAAAGGAAATCCTGACAGCACAGGCCATCAATGAGGGGAAACCCGCCAATGTAGTTGAGAAAATGGTAGAGGGCAGGATCAAGAAATATAAAAAGGAAATTTGCCTTCTGGACCAGCCGTTTGTAAAGGATCCGGATAAAACGATACAGGATTTGCTCAATGAGCAGGTTGGAAAGATCGGTGAAAAGATTTCCATTCGTCGTTTCACAAGATATGAAATGGGCGAGGGACTTGAAAAGCGGCAGGATGATTTCCAGAAAGAAGTTATGGAGCAAGCTGGTCTTTAA
- a CDS encoding zinc metalloprotease, producing the protein MQIVVSIIVTLLVLTALVVAHEFGHYIVAKKNGIKVSEFAIGFGPKLIKWYRNGTEFSIRPFFIGGFNKFADDEEKDPAPGDFRAASIKSRMLTIIAGPAMNIILAIVLSTAVLMTAGDFQINPNPQFTVQVQSTEQGSPAEASGILPGDIVKSMNGIEIHDNVSWNEAINADSGQARTVVLVRDGNEITLSVPFLEQSESGGRLIGMNVQAEPVKYNFFEAIGMSFQWLFLMMGQMFSALGQLFFTGQGLSNMAGIVGVVQIVGQVIPYGLVSVLTLSALLSVNLAIINLLPIPALDGGKIVLYIVEWIRKKPAPVKVEGILNLIGMVLVFGLAIFLVFQDVSRLMG; encoded by the coding sequence TTGCAGATAGTAGTTAGTATTATCGTTACGCTTCTGGTGCTTACGGCGCTCGTAGTAGCGCACGAGTTCGGGCACTACATCGTGGCGAAGAAAAATGGGATTAAAGTATCGGAGTTCGCGATTGGCTTTGGACCGAAGCTGATCAAATGGTATCGTAACGGAACGGAATTTTCCATCCGGCCGTTTTTTATCGGCGGGTTTAACAAGTTTGCCGACGATGAGGAAAAAGATCCGGCGCCGGGCGATTTTCGGGCGGCATCGATCAAAAGCAGGATGCTGACGATCATCGCTGGTCCGGCAATGAATATCATATTGGCGATCGTGCTGTCCACGGCTGTCCTGATGACTGCGGGCGACTTTCAGATTAACCCGAATCCACAGTTTACGGTTCAGGTACAGAGTACGGAACAGGGATCTCCGGCCGAAGCAAGCGGGATTCTGCCCGGAGACATCGTAAAGAGCATGAACGGTATCGAGATACATGATAATGTGAGCTGGAACGAAGCTATTAACGCGGACAGCGGGCAGGCAAGGACCGTGGTGCTTGTACGCGACGGCAATGAAATAACGCTGAGCGTACCCTTTTTGGAACAATCGGAAAGCGGGGGCCGGCTGATTGGGATGAATGTGCAGGCCGAGCCTGTGAAATATAATTTTTTTGAAGCGATTGGCATGAGTTTCCAGTGGCTGTTCCTGATGATGGGACAAATGTTCAGCGCGCTGGGACAACTGTTCTTTACGGGGCAGGGGCTTTCAAACATGGCGGGCATCGTAGGCGTTGTACAGATCGTAGGGCAGGTTATTCCGTACGGCCTTGTAAGCGTATTGACGTTGTCTGCGCTCTTGAGCGTCAATCTGGCAATTATTAATTTATTGCCGATACCGGCGCTTGACGGCGGTAAAATTGTGTTGTACATAGTGGAATGGATACGTAAAAAACCGGCTCCGGTTAAGGTTGAGGGGATATTAAACCTGATTGGGATGGTGTTGGTTTTTGGACTGGCGATCTTTCTGGTGTTCCAAGACGTGTCCAGATTGATGGGATAG
- the sigE gene encoding RNA polymerase sigma factor — MKEVSVISRKTEEPEKEKSGTNVKDEMIEDNLDLVTMLARKYANHRTRQEDLVSVGSIGLIKAVESFDESKNVKFSTYASTCIKNEMLMYLRSNAYASREVSLDQRMTTMEEENNDLKLDGILGTDADTVWNVVEREENRKILEAMLLYLPPQQQEIVNYRFGLKGYPEKTQKEVAHLLGVSQSYISKVEKKILASMRSKINTHQST, encoded by the coding sequence ATGAAAGAAGTTTCTGTCATTTCCCGAAAAACGGAAGAGCCGGAAAAAGAAAAATCCGGAACTAATGTAAAAGATGAAATGATTGAAGATAACCTCGATCTTGTGACGATGCTTGCCCGCAAATATGCCAATCATCGTACAAGGCAGGAGGATTTAGTCTCTGTGGGTAGCATTGGTCTTATCAAAGCTGTCGAAAGTTTTGACGAAAGTAAAAATGTGAAGTTCAGTACATATGCGTCTACCTGCATCAAAAATGAGATGTTGATGTATCTTCGCAGCAATGCATACGCGTCCCGAGAAGTGTCATTGGATCAACGGATGACGACGATGGAGGAAGAAAACAACGATCTTAAGTTGGATGGAATACTGGGCACGGACGCTGATACTGTCTGGAATGTCGTGGAAAGAGAAGAAAACCGTAAAATATTGGAGGCTATGCTTTTGTACTTGCCGCCACAGCAGCAGGAGATTGTCAATTACCGGTTTGGCCTCAAAGGGTATCCGGAGAAAACGCAAAAGGAAGTTGCACATTTACTGGGAGTATCCCAATCTTACATATCAAAAGTAGAAAAGAAGATCCTTGCATCCATGCGCAGCAAAATCAATACACACCAAAGCACCTGA
- the uppS gene encoding isoprenyl transferase yields MGFFAKKRKAELTHLDMNNLPTHVAIIMDGNGRWAKKRMMPRVAGHRAGMGKVKTIIRMSSDIGIKYLTLYAFSTENWKRPQEEVGALMGLLIEYLQKELDEMHEKNVIFNTIGDITKLPQEVIAVLENAKEKTKNNTGMTLNIALNYGSRAEIAEAVGKIAQKVKDGRLRVEEIDTQTISDHLETAGQPDPDYMIRTSGEERLSNYLLYQLAYAEFYFTPVYWPDFDEAEYEKALIEYQGRQRRYGGLKG; encoded by the coding sequence TTGGGCTTTTTTGCAAAAAAAAGAAAAGCGGAGCTTACGCATCTTGATATGAACAATCTGCCAACCCATGTTGCGATTATCATGGACGGCAACGGCAGGTGGGCAAAAAAACGTATGATGCCGCGCGTAGCGGGACATCGCGCCGGAATGGGAAAAGTAAAAACGATCATCCGCATGAGCAGCGATATTGGCATTAAGTATTTGACGCTTTATGCATTTTCCACTGAGAACTGGAAACGCCCCCAAGAAGAGGTTGGGGCGCTCATGGGATTGTTAATAGAATATTTACAGAAAGAACTTGACGAGATGCACGAAAAAAATGTAATATTCAATACCATAGGGGATATTACGAAACTGCCGCAGGAAGTCATCGCGGTGCTGGAAAACGCCAAGGAAAAGACGAAAAACAACACGGGAATGACTCTCAATATTGCGCTTAATTACGGTTCGCGTGCGGAGATCGCGGAAGCGGTCGGGAAAATCGCGCAAAAGGTAAAGGACGGCAGGCTTAGGGTGGAGGAAATTGATACGCAGACAATATCCGATCATCTGGAAACAGCAGGTCAGCCCGATCCGGATTATATGATTCGTACGAGCGGCGAAGAAAGATTATCCAACTATCTTCTGTACCAGCTCGCATATGCGGAATTTTATTTTACGCCCGTATATTGGCCTGATTTCGATGAAGCGGAGTATGAGAAAGCGCTGATAGAATATCAGGGACGACAGAGAAGATACGGCGGACTTAAGGGGTAG